From a single Chiloscyllium punctatum isolate Juve2018m chromosome 29, sChiPun1.3, whole genome shotgun sequence genomic region:
- the rsph4a gene encoding radial spoke head protein 4 homolog A, whose translation MSDEVPKPSQSESEGKIQHSEFASSISSQELLVQVESEHTLTSVNEIIIQNAKAYLLQQSPITNLNLYDHLSQVLTKVLDERPDNAVDIIEDISKKVKRSQFSKKMDTLRDEYENSMAYGLAEVQKSLFVKTVETEEGAAADHEEEVADTPLPNVMEMAYYFEQAGIGLSSDEMYRIFLALKQLVEAHPLQKCRFWGKILGINGNYIIAEVDFREGEEDAEELGEEEDAEGKEDDKEDFDRTEEEETEEPEDKPPESTYKPPPVIPKEENRSGTNRYTYFVCSEPAKPWVKLPPVTPAQITVARKIKKFFTGNLDAPVISYPPFPGNEMSYLRAQIARISAGSQISPLGFYQFGDEEEEEEEGSVRDNYEENPEFEGIATAELLDTMANWVHHTQHILPQGRCVWFNPVQKKEEDFEEEEEEEEREAPDEPEPEVGPPLLTPLSEDAEVNNIPPWAVKPSSILIPQYASALVRSNLWPGAYTFAIGKKFENVYFGWGHKYSPENYSPSSAPPVQAEYASGPDITEVDDPTVEEEQALRAALEERLAAAEEAEEEEEEEEEEDDDDN comes from the exons atgtcGGACGAAGTGCCTAAACCGAGCCAGTCAGAGTCTGAGGGCAAAATACAACACAGTGAATTTGCCAGCAGCATAAGTAGTCAGGAGTTGTTGGTGCAGGTGGAGTCTGAGCACACCCTGACATCTGTAAACGAAATCATAATCCAAAATGCGAAGGCCTATTTGCTGCAGCAGAGCCCAATAACGAACCTCAACCT TTATGATCACCTGTCACAGGTGTTAACCAAGGTGTTGGATGAGAGACCTGACAATGCTGTGGACATCATTGAAGACATCAGCAAGAAGGTGAAACGGTCTCAGTTCTCCAAGAAAATGGATACCCTTCGTGACGAGTATGAGAATTCAATGGCGTACGGTCTGGCTGAGGTTCAGAAATCTCTCTTTGTGAAGACAGTCGAGACAGAAGAAGGGGCGGCAGCAGATCACGAGGAGGAAGTG GCAGATACACCCCTACCCAATGTCATGGAAATGGCCTATTACTTTGAGCAGGCGGGAATTGGCCTCAGCAGCGATGAGATGTACCGCATCTTTCTGGCACTGAAGCAACTGGTGGAAGCCCATCCACTGCAGAAGTGCCGGTTCTGGGGGAAGATCTtaggaatcaatgggaattacaTTATAGCCGAGGTGGATTTCCGTGAGGGggaggaggatgcagaggagtTGGGTGAAGAGGAGGACGCAGAGGGGAAGGAAGATGATAAAGAGGACTTTGATCGAACGGAGGAGGAAGAAACAGAAGAACCTGAAGATAAGCCTCCAGAGTCAACATATAAACCCCCACCAGTCATCCCAAAAGAAGAAAATCGCTCCGGCACCAACAGGTACACTTACTTTGTTTGCAGTGAACCAGCCAAGCCATGGGTAAAGCTGCCCCCTGTTACACCAGCACAGATCACAGTAGCCAGGAAGATCAAGAAATTCTTCACCGGCAACTTGGATGCGCCCGTCATCAGTTATCCACCGTTTCCTGGTAACGAGATGAGTTACCTGAGGGCGCAGATTGCTCGGATATCTGCTGGCTCTCAGATCAGCCCACTGGGATTCTATCAGTTTGGagatgaagaggaggaggaggaggaagggtcAGTGAGGGATAATTACGAGGAGAATCCAGAATTTGAGGGAATTGCTACAGCAGAGCTGTTGGACACCATGGCCAACTGGGTCCATCACACACAACACATCCTCCCACAG GGCCGTTGTGTTTGGTTTAACCCTGTTCAGAAAAAGGAGGAGGATTTTGAGGAAGAAGAagaggaagaagagagagaggcacCAGACGAACCAGAACCAGAGGTGGGACCACCTCTCCTCACTCCACTCTCTGAGGATGCAG AGGTCAACAATATCCCTCCCTGGGCTGTCAAACCTTCATCCATCCTGATCCCCCAGTACGCCAGTGCTTTGGTCCGGTCCAACCTGTGGCCAGGGGCCTACACCTTTGCGATTGGAAA GAAATTTGAGAATGTTTATTTTGGCTGGGGCCATAAGTACAGCCCGGAAAACTACAGCCCTTCCTCAGCCCCACCGGTGCAGGCAGAGTATGCCAGCGGTCCCGATATCACCGAGGTAGACGACCCGACAGTGGAAGAGGAGCAGGCTCTGCGGGCCGCATTGGAGGAGCGACTAGCAgcagcagaggaggctgaggaagaggaggaggaggaagaggaggaagaTGACGACGACAACTAA